The stretch of DNA TGGTATGCTCGGTTTTCAGGACCCGCCACAGGCCGCCGTTGAACTCGATGATATTGCCCTTGCGGATCTGCAGTGCCTCAAGCTTCATGGTTACCTTCTCTTCGGTTTCCGATAGGGTGGGGCGAACATATTATCAAGAACTGATAAATTGGCGGCCGGTCCAAGGAAACAGGCTCCTTGGCGGACCGAGCAGCCCGGGGCCTTTTTTACCATATTCCTCATGATCAGCTTAAGCGGTCCCGGGGGCGTGGAACCGGAGATTTAGGAGAATAGACGGCCATGAGCCAGAATACGACGCACCAGCCCGTGGAGATCCGGCCCCACACCAAGTCGAAGATCCTGGAGATCGAGTGGGATGACGGCCATATTTCCAAGCTAACCTACGAGTACCTCCGGGTGGAATGCCCGTGCGCGGACTGCAAGGGACACACGCCGGACCAGGCCAAGACCATCACCGGCAAGGAGAACGTGGACATCACCGATTTTCAGCCGGTGGGGAACTACGCTCTCCAGCTCGCCTTCGATGACGGCCATAATACCGGGATATTCACCTGG from Thiohalorhabdus sp. Cl-TMA encodes:
- a CDS encoding gamma-butyrobetaine hydroxylase-like domain-containing protein, translating into MSQNTTHQPVEIRPHTKSKILEIEWDDGHISKLTYEYLRVECPCADCKGHTPDQAKTITGKENVDITDFQPVGNYALQLAFDDGHNTGIFTWDYLRRLDTAADA